The genomic window CCTCCCATCTTCAGCCTCACGGCTTGCACCGGCCAGGAAAGATCCGGGGATCATGCCATTCAGCGACCTACGCCGCCTGCTGAGCGATATCGGCCTGCCGAAATGGGCCCTGCTGCTCGCACTGTCCACAGCCTTCACCGTCTTTCTCGAACTCTTCGCCCTGCCCGCCTCGCTGCTGATCGGACCGATGGTCGCCGCCATCCTGCTGGCGCTGACCGTCGGCAAGGGAAAGCTTCGCATACCGCTTCCGCCGCTACAGTTCGGCCAGGTTCTCGTCGGCCTGATGATGGCGCGCACCATCACCCCTGACATTCTCGGCGCCATGGCGAAGGACGCGCCGCTCTTCCTGCTGTTCGTCTTTTCGGTCATCGCCATCGCCACCGGCCTCGGCTGGCTCCTGACACGCTGGCAGGTCCTGCCGGGAACGACCGCCGTCTGGGGCTCCTCGCCGGGTGCGGCCTCCGCCATGGTTATCATGTCGGAAGCCTACGGCGCTGACGCCCGCCTCGTCGCCTTCATGCAATATCTCAGGGTCGTTTTCGTCGCCGTCGGCGCTTCGGTGGTCTCGCGCCTCTGGGTGGCCGCAGACGGTGCCGCGCCGCCGCCGCTCATCCTCTTTCCCGCGGTCGACTGGCCGGCCTTTGCGGCGACGATCGCCTTTGCCGGCTTCTGTGCCTATGGCGTGCGCCGCCTGCGCATCCAGGGCGGCATGATCATCGTGCCGCTCTTTCTCGGCGCCTTCCTGCAGGGCATCGGCCTCCTGAAGATCGAGCTGCCGATGTGGCTGCTCGCCATCGCCTATGCGCTCGTCGGCTGGAGCATCGGCCTGCGTTTCACCCGCTCGATCATCACCCACGTCGCGCGCGCTCTGCCGAGGGTGGCAGCCTGCATCGTGCTGCTGATGACGCTCTGCGGCTGCATGGCTGCCGCACTGCACGTCTTTGCCGGCATCGATCCGCTGACGGCCTATCTCGCCACCAGCCCCGGCGGCGCCGATTCCGTCGCCATCATCGCCGCGTCAAGCAATGTCGACGTGCCCTTCGTGATGGCAATGCAGACCGGCCGTTTCCTCGTCATTCTGCTGATCGGCCCGATGCTCGCCCGCTTCATCGCCCGCCGTTCGGGGCTTGCGGAAAATCCTGCATAGTCTTTAGGGAGCGAGCTCGTCCGGCATTGGAGGTTCAAACAAGAGCATCCACTCTTTGAGCTTGATCTCGGGGATATGAAAGGTCCCGGCGGGAAGCTCAGCATTCCTGGCCCTGATGCGTTCCAGCAGCAGATCTTCGGATATATCGGCAAAATGAATCCTGAAACCTGCGCCGAGTTCGCGAGCTTTTCCTCGAAATTCGTCGCGCTCGCGTCTGGTCCAGAAGCCAAAGTCCAGGATGACATCCACACCAAGAACCAGAACTCTCGTCGCCGCTTCCCACAGAAGCGCCTCGATCGCCGCATGCCTGGCGTTATGCGTTGCGAAGTCCGCCTCATCGCTATCGTCGTGAACATCGGATCCGAACAGCCGAATGTGCCATTCGTCGACGGTAAGACGTAGCGCGGAGTACTCAGCCTCGAGTTTCCGGGCCAAGGTGGTCTTGCCGCTACCGGGAAGTCCCACCATCAAGTGGAGCATTGCCATGGAATCCGACCAAAGCTGCTTAAATCAGAAGTGGGCTATTTCTAGTCGCAGATCCACACTATAGCAACCGGCCTCACGCCACGCCTTGGGCGACAAACTGCAAGAGCGTTCATTGGCGAAACGCGTGAAGGCTCTTTGAACGAACCTCGAACCGTCCCAGTAATATCTCCCCTAGCCTCAGCCCAGGTTATCCCCTAAATTGCCTCAATGATCGTCACTGTGCTGAAAAATGGATAACTCGGGACTGTCTCTCGACAGGATGCGCACCTTTGTTCGCGTTGCCGAGCGGGGCAACCTGTCTGCAGTGGCAAGGGAACTCGGCGTCGGTCAGTCCACCGTGACGCGGCACCTCAATGAACTCGAGGATGCAGTCGGTGTACCCCTCCTCAGCCGAACCACGCGTCGCGTGACCCTTACCGACGAAGGCAGCCGCTATTATGCGAACTGTCTTCAAATATTGCGCATGGTCGAGCAGGCTGCCGAGGAAGCCAGGAATGCGCGTCGGGCGGCCGCAGGCGGTGTCAGGCTTTCGTGTACAGCAGCGCTTGGCGTGATGCACATCACCCGCCTCATCTTCGAATTTCAGGACCGGCATCCTGATATCAGCATCGATCTCAACTTGACCGACGAGCGCATCGACCTGGTTCGCGAAGGCGTTGACCTTGCGATCCGGCTTGGACCTCTCACCGACAGCTCCATGAAGCTTCATGCGCTCGGTAAAAGCCATCGGCTGCTGGTCGGCGCTCCGGCCTATTTCATCATTTACGGGCGGCCGCAGCGCCCGGCCGATCTCTCGCGATACGAAACCATCATCATGTCGAATGTAGCGGGGAGCGATCAGATCGCTCTCTCCTCCCGTCATGGTGCGGATGTGATCGTTCCGGTCAACGGGAAGCTGCGCGTCGATCACGGACTTGCGGCGCGCGAAGCCCTTGCCGCAGGACGCGGCATTGGCCCCACGCATCTCTGGCTGGTCCACGATCTCCTGGACGACGGTCGGCTCGAGGTGGTGCTCGAAGACTATCATCCGTCGCCGGTCCCGCTAAGCCTGCTCATCGTGCCCGAGCGTTCCGCCATTGCCCGCGTCCGCCTTCTCACCGACTTCCTTGTCGCCGAGATTCCAAAACTGCCGGGGATCCGGCCTTAGTGCTTTAAAGCCCGAAAGATCGCTTGTCGCCCCGCCAGCCGGTGGTCCGGAGATACTGCTCCCAGTCGAGCGTGTCGGGATTCAGGCGACGGCTGCACTCCAGATCATGCTCCTTGCCGAAATAACCGTATTCGACGGCATACTCGACCATCCCAAGAAGCTCTCGCACGAGAAACTCGTTGGCGCCAAACTCTGGAAAATGCTGCAGCAGGCCATCTCTGGTGAAAGCGTTTCGATATTCTGCCTTGAGGCCGGTTACCTCTCGGAAAGTTTCGACCATCTCTCGCGGCGAGATGATATCGCCGACGACAGGCAGCGTTTTTCCGTTGTAGCGCTCGGGATTTGAGAAAATTTCGAGCACTGCCGGCCCGGTCGCCGTCAGCGGATCGACAAAGGGCGCTCGAAAATCTTCGGGAAGATAGATCGGCAGCAGCAGCGTGTCACCTTCCATGCGTGGCGGATAATATTCGAGAAGGTTGGTGTAGAAGAATGCCAGCATGACGAAGGAATGAGAGATCGGCAGACCGCGAATATGGTCTGCAACGCGCGCCTTGTCGGTGAAGTGCGGGGCATACTTCGTCCCACCGGAAATGGCGTCGACATTTTCGAGCGTGCTGAAAACAATATGGCCGACGCCCGCCTCGACCGCTGCATCCGCCAGTTGACGGCCGATGGGAGCCTCCGTGGTCTCCGGCGGCATGACGGGCGGCGTCATCAGAAATGCCCCATCCGCGCCTTCGAAGGCAGCAACGAGATCCTTCTGAAAGCCAAGCTGAAGAGGGACGGTTACAATTTCAGCGCCAAGTTTCTCCAGGCTTAAAGCCTCGGGTGAATCCTTTTTTCGGGTCAAGGCGCGTACGCGAAAGCGTTCGCTGCGAAGGAGCGTCGATGCGACGCTACGACCCTGTTTGCTGGTTGCACCGACAATTGCGATAAGCGGCTTATCATTTGCAGACATAGTTGTGCCTTGAACCTTTTCACTGTCGCTGGTCGCCGGCTGCTTAGCCAGGCGTCACATGGGGAGAGCACTCGGCGAATGCCGATGGCTTGGACCCGAAAGCCAAGCTATCGCATCCCACTTTCTTGCTGAAGGCATGAAGAATGCATATGATAATGCCGTTTTATGGATAAATACCGTGGCGGCAGATCACGTGAGGTCAACGCGCAGGTTGCCATTGCCTGCCTTTGCCGCATGGACACGATGCAGCCCGACCCAGCGCCCCGGCGTCACGCCATAGGCCTTCTTGAAATGCCGAGTGAAATGCGCCTGGTCGGCAAAGCCCGTGGCGGCCGCCACATCGGCAAAACTTTCGCCCTCGCCCATCCGCGTCTTCGCCTGCTGCAGCCGTCGCATCAGCATGTAACGGTGCGGGCTGGTGGCAAAGGCCGTGCGGAAATGCCGTGACAGGGTGAAACGATCGAGGCCGGTAATGCTCTCCAGCTCGCCGGAGCGTACGGGCCGCAAGGCATGTGCTTCCAGATAATCGCGCGCCGCCCGCACCTGCCGCCATGCGACCGCACCTAGAGCCCGCCGCTGCACCCGCGAATGCCGTGACAGCCCGCCCGCCACGCGGCTTACGAAGTCGTCGACGAAAAGCTCGTCCAGTTCCCGGTCGAGTTCACCGAGTGCGGCGAGCAGCACCTGCGCCAGCGCCCCATCGCCGATAACCGGCTGCTGAACGAAGGGAAGCCCGATCTTCTCCGCCTCCAGGCATTCCATCAGCAGCGACGGCTCCAGATAGAGCATGCGGTATTGCAGTCCGTCCTCGGTCCCTGCCCCGCCGTCATGCTCTTCGTCCGGATGCAGCACGATCACTTGCCCCGGCAAGCTGAAGCGCCGCTCGCCGCGGTAGGTAAAGGTCTGCACGCCCTTCAGCGTCACGCCGAGCGCATAGGTATCGTGCCGGTGCGGCTCGAAGACATTGCCAGAGAATTGCGCCTCGATGCGCTCGATGCCGGGAAAGGCGGGCGCAGTCAGGATGCCGCTGTCGGCGGGCGCGGCCAGCATGCCGCTGCTCACCTGCGGCTCGCACAAACGTTCAAGACCTTCGAAGGCCTGCGGCGTTAGATCCTGGCTCAACGCGTCTAAATACCCTGATGAAAGAGACCGGAATGTTTGATACCAAAATTGCGATCGTCCTGCGAAACAATCTTGCCGGCTGGCAGAAGCTGAACGTCACAGCCTTCCTGTCGACAGGCATCGCCGGACAATATCCCGAGATCATCGGCGAGCCCTACAAGGACCGTGCCGGCAATCTCTACAACCCGCTATCCATCCAGCCGATCATCGTCTTGTCGGCCGACGAAGCGACGATCTCGACCATCCATCGCCGCGCGCTGGAACGCGAGGTCACCTCCTCCATCTTCATCGAGGAGATGTTTGCAACCGGCCATGATGCCGCCAACCGCGCGGTCTTCGCCGAATACGCCCCCGACAACGCCAAGGTCGTCGGCATCGCAATGCGCGCCGACAAGAAGATCGTCGACAAGATCACCAAGGGCGCGACGATGCAGCATTGACGCAGTTGCACATACAAAAGAGGCCGGGCGCTGGCCCGGCCTTCCGTTGTCTGGAAAAGGGTAAGATCAGCCTTGCGTGATCGGCGCGATCTGGATCTCGACGCGACGGTTCTGTGCGCGGCCGGCCTCGCTCGCATTCGAGGCGACGGGCTGGGACGGGCCGAAGCCGACGGCGGAGACGCGGCGCTGGTCGATGCCCTGGCCGCCGAGATAATCGGCAACCGAAAGCGCGCGGCGCTGCGACAGGTCCTGGTTATGCTGCAGGCTGCCGGTCGAATCCGTATGGCCGTTGACGTCGATCAGCGTGCGGTTGAACTTGCGCAGCACGATCGCCACCGAATTCAGCGTCGGATAGAAGCCGGGCTTCACCGCATCCTGGTCGACGTCGAAGGTGATGTTCGAGGGCATGTTGAGGATGATGTTGTCGCCGTTGCGGGTCACCGAAATGCCGGTGCCTTCGAGCTGGGCGCGAAGCTCGGCTTCCTGCTGGTCCATGTAGTTGCCGATCGCCCCGCCGGCGAGAGCGCCGATGCCTGCACCGATCAGCGCCGCATTGCGCTTGCCGTGGCCACCGCCGCCGACGGCGACACCAACGAGAGCGCCGCCGAGCGCGCCGAGCGCCGCGCCGCCGGCCGTATTGGAAACCTTCTGTTCACCGGTATAGGGATCGGTCGTCGTGCAGGCGCTGAGATAGCTTGCTGCGACAGCCAGAAGTAGGAATTTCTTGATCATGGACAGGACAGTCTCCGTTCAAAACTGATGCGAGCAAATGGCAAGGATTACGGCAAGAAAATGAAGATCTTCCCTTGATAGGGGAATTTCAGGCGCCGAAACAGCAGCCATGTTGCAGCAATGCGCTGATATCACCAGTTTTTAGCGGGGTCGGCGGGAGCGCCTCGTTCTCGTCCCTCATTCCTGTGCTCGTCACAGAAATGAGAGAGATCGGAGTTGGCACGCCTTCAAATGGCTCGCCGACATAACCAGGACGCCATATGATCGAATAGACAGTGCGGCGCCGCGCCGAGTGCCTAATCTCACCCTTAGAAATTCTGGAACAGCTGCCTGACCGTGTCGTAGGTTGCATTGGCGATGTTCAGCGATTGCAGGCCGAGCTGCTGCTGCGTCTGCTGCGCCCTGAGTTTGCTCGACTCCTCCTCCATGTCGGCATCGACGAGC from Rhizobium sp. Pop5 includes these protein-coding regions:
- a CDS encoding DUF2000 family protein; translation: MFDTKIAIVLRNNLAGWQKLNVTAFLSTGIAGQYPEIIGEPYKDRAGNLYNPLSIQPIIVLSADEATISTIHRRALEREVTSSIFIEEMFATGHDAANRAVFAEYAPDNAKVVGIAMRADKKIVDKITKGATMQH
- a CDS encoding AbrB family transcriptional regulator; protein product: MPFSDLRRLLSDIGLPKWALLLALSTAFTVFLELFALPASLLIGPMVAAILLALTVGKGKLRIPLPPLQFGQVLVGLMMARTITPDILGAMAKDAPLFLLFVFSVIAIATGLGWLLTRWQVLPGTTAVWGSSPGAASAMVIMSEAYGADARLVAFMQYLRVVFVAVGASVVSRLWVAADGAAPPPLILFPAVDWPAFAATIAFAGFCAYGVRRLRIQGGMIIVPLFLGAFLQGIGLLKIELPMWLLAIAYALVGWSIGLRFTRSIITHVARALPRVAACIVLLMTLCGCMAAALHVFAGIDPLTAYLATSPGGADSVAIIAASSNVDVPFVMAMQTGRFLVILLIGPMLARFIARRSGLAENPA
- a CDS encoding NmrA/HSCARG family protein; this encodes MSANDKPLIAIVGATSKQGRSVASTLLRSERFRVRALTRKKDSPEALSLEKLGAEIVTVPLQLGFQKDLVAAFEGADGAFLMTPPVMPPETTEAPIGRQLADAAVEAGVGHIVFSTLENVDAISGGTKYAPHFTDKARVADHIRGLPISHSFVMLAFFYTNLLEYYPPRMEGDTLLLPIYLPEDFRAPFVDPLTATGPAVLEIFSNPERYNGKTLPVVGDIISPREMVETFREVTGLKAEYRNAFTRDGLLQHFPEFGANEFLVRELLGMVEYAVEYGYFGKEHDLECSRRLNPDTLDWEQYLRTTGWRGDKRSFGL
- a CDS encoding ATP-binding protein, translating into MAMLHLMVGLPGSGKTTLARKLEAEYSALRLTVDEWHIRLFGSDVHDDSDEADFATHNARHAAIEALLWEAATRVLVLGVDVILDFGFWTRRERDEFRGKARELGAGFRIHFADISEDLLLERIRARNAELPAGTFHIPEIKLKEWMLLFEPPMPDELAP
- a CDS encoding LysR family transcriptional regulator — encoded protein: MDNSGLSLDRMRTFVRVAERGNLSAVARELGVGQSTVTRHLNELEDAVGVPLLSRTTRRVTLTDEGSRYYANCLQILRMVEQAAEEARNARRAAAGGVRLSCTAALGVMHITRLIFEFQDRHPDISIDLNLTDERIDLVREGVDLAIRLGPLTDSSMKLHALGKSHRLLVGAPAYFIIYGRPQRPADLSRYETIIMSNVAGSDQIALSSRHGADVIVPVNGKLRVDHGLAAREALAAGRGIGPTHLWLVHDLLDDGRLEVVLEDYHPSPVPLSLLIVPERSAIARVRLLTDFLVAEIPKLPGIRP
- a CDS encoding AraC family transcriptional regulator, translating into MSQDLTPQAFEGLERLCEPQVSSGMLAAPADSGILTAPAFPGIERIEAQFSGNVFEPHRHDTYALGVTLKGVQTFTYRGERRFSLPGQVIVLHPDEEHDGGAGTEDGLQYRMLYLEPSLLMECLEAEKIGLPFVQQPVIGDGALAQVLLAALGELDRELDELFVDDFVSRVAGGLSRHSRVQRRALGAVAWRQVRAARDYLEAHALRPVRSGELESITGLDRFTLSRHFRTAFATSPHRYMLMRRLQQAKTRMGEGESFADVAAATGFADQAHFTRHFKKAYGVTPGRWVGLHRVHAAKAGNGNLRVDLT
- a CDS encoding OmpA family protein, with product MIKKFLLLAVAASYLSACTTTDPYTGEQKVSNTAGGAALGALGGALVGVAVGGGGHGKRNAALIGAGIGALAGGAIGNYMDQQEAELRAQLEGTGISVTRNGDNIILNMPSNITFDVDQDAVKPGFYPTLNSVAIVLRKFNRTLIDVNGHTDSTGSLQHNQDLSQRRALSVADYLGGQGIDQRRVSAVGFGPSQPVASNASEAGRAQNRRVEIQIAPITQG